One window of the Salvia splendens isolate huo1 chromosome 1, SspV2, whole genome shotgun sequence genome contains the following:
- the LOC121752658 gene encoding protein LTO1 homolog, whose product MDAIEDIFESSLNLEESHLREGYDEGYADGLISGKEEGEQVGLKTGFETGEELGFYRGCVGVWSSAIRADPNFMSARVQKTIKQMDELLQNYTILEPENEAVSDAMDALRLKFKIICASLNLKLEYKGYPKSSDAAADIGF is encoded by the coding sequence ATGGACGCCATTGAAGACATCTTCGAATCTTCGTTGAACCTCGAGGAATCGCACTTGAGAGAGGGCTACGACGAGGGCTACGCCGACGGGTTAATCTCGGGGAAGGAAGAGGGGGAGCAAGTCGGGCTGAAAACCGGGTTCGAAACGGGCGAGGAATTGGGGTTTTACCGCGGCTGCGTCGGAGTGTGGAGCTCCGCCATTCGCGCCGACCCGAATTTCATGTCGGCCCGGGTCCAGAAGACGATCAAGCAGATGGATGAATTGCTGCAGAATTACACGATACTGGAGCCGGAAAACGAGGCCGTGTCCGATGCCATGGATGCCCTGCGACTCAAATTCAAGATTATCTGTGCTAGCTTGAATCTGAAATTGGAGTACAAGGGTTATCCTAAGTCGTCTGATGCTGCTGCAGATATTGGATTTTGA